A single window of Intrasporangium calvum DSM 43043 DNA harbors:
- a CDS encoding DUF6112 family protein produces MRLLPTVDVTPNTNGLPGLAAIEKVVGALLTFGLVAAVAGIAVSAVAWAIGSSSSNPHIAGRGKTGVIVAGVAAMLIGAANTLITFFANAGAAIR; encoded by the coding sequence ATGCGTCTCCTGCCCACCGTTGACGTCACACCGAACACAAACGGCCTGCCCGGTCTCGCGGCGATCGAGAAGGTGGTCGGCGCCCTGCTCACCTTCGGCCTGGTGGCCGCAGTCGCCGGGATCGCCGTCTCCGCCGTCGCCTGGGCCATCGGCTCCAGCTCGTCCAACCCGCACATCGCCGGACGAGGCAAGACCGGCGTCATCGTCGCCGGCGTCGCGGCCATGCTGATTGGCGCCGCGAACACGCTGATCACGTTCTTCGCGAACGCCGGGGCGGCGATCCGATGA
- a CDS encoding SCO6880 family protein — translation MVRFARLPQRGLLLGLSASRVACIALAAVLATVSVFTAGPIGFATAAPGWGGLLALAFVRKGGRVAVELLPTAAHFAVRGLLRQDRYRVHVDRPRPAGTMALPGDSAALRFLVDDLTGAAIVHDPHEGSLTVVAHVDHAAYILLSPEEQRRRVTGWSRVLAGLAASGLCVRAQVLETVCPDSGAGVVGWWRQARTEPASEGVAWTATQYERLLETYAPTAATHRSLIAIAVNGPSGALGFLRAARRTKELDRIRQEMATLESSLRAADLRLVSWLGEDQLANLVRSTYDTGAPSTPARSLDTAGPVAVDEHWDWVRHDTGYSSVLWISEWPRTEVGADFLHTIVFQPNVTRSLSITATPMSPRQAIRDIRRAKVEHVTDAAQRARIGAIADLADSAELDDVLDRERALLAGHADLKFTGLITLTAATLEELDDAVAQVERAAIQCGCETRRLQGQQARAFTAAALPLARPLH, via the coding sequence ATGGTCCGCTTCGCCAGACTTCCTCAGCGGGGACTCCTACTGGGCTTGTCAGCGAGCCGAGTCGCCTGCATCGCCTTGGCCGCCGTCCTGGCCACGGTCTCCGTCTTCACGGCCGGACCGATCGGGTTCGCCACCGCGGCGCCCGGTTGGGGTGGACTGCTCGCGCTCGCGTTCGTCCGCAAAGGCGGTCGGGTCGCGGTCGAACTGCTGCCGACCGCAGCTCACTTCGCGGTGCGCGGGCTGCTGCGGCAGGACCGGTACCGAGTCCACGTCGATCGCCCCCGACCCGCCGGCACGATGGCGTTGCCGGGCGACAGCGCCGCGCTGCGCTTCCTCGTCGACGACCTCACGGGCGCGGCGATCGTGCACGACCCGCACGAAGGATCCCTGACCGTCGTCGCCCACGTCGACCACGCGGCATACATCCTGCTCTCCCCCGAGGAGCAACGCCGCCGAGTGACCGGATGGAGCCGCGTCCTGGCCGGGCTCGCCGCGTCCGGGCTGTGCGTGCGAGCCCAGGTCCTCGAGACGGTCTGCCCGGATTCGGGCGCGGGCGTCGTGGGCTGGTGGCGTCAGGCGCGTACCGAACCTGCTTCGGAGGGGGTGGCGTGGACGGCGACGCAGTACGAGCGCCTCCTCGAAACGTACGCCCCCACCGCCGCCACCCACCGCAGCCTCATCGCCATCGCGGTCAACGGACCCTCTGGGGCCCTCGGGTTCCTCCGCGCGGCGAGGCGGACCAAGGAGCTCGACCGGATCCGGCAAGAGATGGCCACTCTCGAGTCCAGCCTGCGCGCCGCCGACCTGCGCCTCGTGAGCTGGCTAGGCGAGGACCAGCTGGCGAACCTCGTCCGGTCCACCTACGACACGGGAGCACCGAGCACGCCGGCGCGCAGCCTCGACACCGCCGGCCCGGTGGCCGTGGATGAGCACTGGGACTGGGTGCGGCACGACACGGGATACTCCTCCGTCCTGTGGATCAGCGAGTGGCCTCGGACCGAGGTCGGCGCCGACTTCCTGCACACCATCGTCTTCCAACCCAACGTGACCAGATCACTGTCCATCACCGCGACCCCGATGTCCCCCCGTCAAGCGATCCGGGACATCCGCCGGGCCAAGGTCGAGCACGTCACCGATGCCGCGCAGCGGGCCCGGATCGGCGCCATAGCCGACCTCGCCGACTCCGCCGAGCTCGACGACGTCCTCGACCGGGAACGGGCCTTGCTCGCAGGCCACGCCGACCTGAAGTTCACCGGTCTCATCACCCTCACTGCAGCCACGCTCGAGGAGCTTGACGACGCCGTCGCCCAAGTAGAGCGCGCCGCGATCCAGTGCGGCTGCGAGACCCGGCGCCTGCAGGGCCAGCAAGCCCGAGCCTTCACCGCAGCGGCGCTGCCGCTCGCCCGGCCGCTCCACTGA
- a CDS encoding ATP-binding protein — protein MANPRVHTSVIYTSPQRGRARRREQRALRRATKALAAQRESQESTESQKPSRDPRPSMLPALGENRPEALRQLRTLSLPAHRATSDVLAGAYPFLAEAGLGEAGVFIGQDAWSGGGFCFDPWVLYQNGVLTNPNCLLAGAVGKGKSCLAKSIATRSIALGRRVYVPGDPKGEWTAVAKQVGGATIALGAGTRNRLNPLDPGPRPAGVADEEWLATVAMRRRTLLGSLAESALGRPLSAVEHTSLDTALGTVVSTDDVPTLPRVVEHLLSPAPSSGHEPGGGSVAELTRDGRELAHALRRLVAGDLAGLFDGPSTVGFDPDLPMVTLDLSRIHGSDQLTAMVMTCASAWMEAALTDPDAGQRWIIYDEAWRLIRQPALLARMQAQWKLSRGYGIANLLVIHRLSDLDAVGDASSGARAIAHGLLADCATKIVYQQEPGETPHATKSLGLTSTEAAQLPDLRQGEGLWHVGQRAFIIRHLATDAELELFDTNARMRTRSPGSAAL, from the coding sequence ATGGCCAACCCACGCGTGCACACAAGCGTGATCTACACCAGCCCGCAGAGGGGCCGAGCACGACGCCGTGAACAACGCGCCCTGCGACGAGCGACCAAGGCGCTGGCAGCGCAGCGAGAGTCGCAGGAATCGACGGAGTCGCAAAAGCCATCCCGGGATCCGCGGCCCTCGATGCTGCCGGCTCTGGGAGAGAACCGACCCGAGGCACTTCGCCAGCTGCGGACCCTCAGCCTGCCCGCGCACCGCGCCACCTCCGACGTCCTCGCGGGCGCCTACCCCTTCCTGGCCGAGGCGGGCCTCGGCGAGGCCGGCGTCTTCATCGGCCAGGACGCCTGGTCCGGCGGGGGATTCTGCTTCGACCCGTGGGTGCTCTACCAGAACGGTGTTCTGACGAACCCGAACTGCCTGCTCGCCGGCGCCGTCGGAAAGGGCAAGTCCTGCCTCGCGAAGTCCATCGCCACCCGCTCCATCGCGCTCGGCAGACGTGTCTACGTGCCAGGAGACCCCAAGGGCGAATGGACCGCCGTCGCCAAGCAGGTCGGCGGCGCAACCATCGCCCTCGGCGCGGGTACCCGCAACCGCCTCAACCCCCTCGACCCTGGGCCGCGACCGGCCGGCGTCGCCGACGAGGAATGGCTCGCTACCGTCGCGATGCGGCGGCGCACGCTGCTCGGATCCCTCGCGGAGTCGGCGCTCGGCCGGCCCCTGTCCGCCGTCGAACACACCTCACTCGACACCGCACTCGGCACGGTGGTGTCGACCGACGACGTGCCCACGTTGCCGCGCGTCGTCGAACACCTCCTGTCTCCCGCTCCGAGCAGTGGCCACGAACCTGGCGGTGGGTCGGTCGCTGAGTTGACCCGAGACGGCCGCGAGCTCGCCCACGCCCTCCGTCGCCTCGTCGCAGGTGACCTCGCCGGGTTGTTCGACGGCCCCTCCACCGTCGGCTTCGACCCCGACCTGCCCATGGTCACCCTCGACCTGTCTCGCATCCATGGCTCCGACCAGCTCACCGCCATGGTCATGACCTGTGCCAGCGCCTGGATGGAAGCCGCGCTCACCGACCCCGACGCAGGGCAACGCTGGATCATCTACGACGAGGCCTGGCGCCTCATCCGGCAGCCGGCACTGCTGGCCCGGATGCAGGCCCAGTGGAAGCTCTCCCGCGGGTACGGCATAGCCAACCTGCTCGTCATCCACCGTCTCTCCGACCTCGACGCCGTCGGGGACGCCTCCTCCGGCGCCCGCGCCATCGCGCACGGCCTCCTCGCGGACTGCGCGACCAAGATCGTCTACCAACAAGAGCCAGGCGAGACACCGCACGCCACAAAGAGCCTCGGCTTGACCAGCACCGAGGCCGCTCAACTGCCCGACCTGCGCCAGGGCGAAGGACTGTGGCACGTCGGCCAAAGAGCCTTCATCATCCGCCACCTGGCGACCGACGCCGAGCTCGAGCTCTTCGACACCAACGCAAGAATGCGGACGAGGTCCCCTGGATCCGCGGCTCTTTGA
- a CDS encoding IS110 family transposase encodes MAKVFIGVDPHKLSATIEVVDDHETVLATGRFATDRAGYAAMRKHVAAYRERVWAVEGSNGAGRPLAQRLLADGEDVVDVPAKLSARARLFDTGHNRKTEAHDAHAVAVVAVRTRGLRVLTYDVELEALRMLVARREELSRVRVQTLNRLQRLLSELIPGKRKKDLTALQAKRILASVRPRDLAGKTRKRLAAEQLTELVGIDTKIKALSKELKAMVKASGSRLMDLAGVGPIVAARTLADVGDVARFADRNRFASWTGTAPIAASSGEIVRHRLSRAGNRRMNHMIHIAATTQIRLNTPGRAYYLRKIAAGKTKAEAMRCLKRRISDALYRQLLADAQAAAPAAAETGPGGHRGASHKSSAAGSHPHTGTSDQPLPGPTPKTLPAPTPARKTNASRDLEPAS; translated from the coding sequence ATGGCGAAGGTGTTCATCGGGGTCGATCCCCACAAGCTGTCGGCGACGATCGAGGTCGTCGACGACCACGAGACCGTGCTGGCCACGGGCCGGTTCGCGACAGATAGGGCCGGCTACGCGGCGATGCGCAAGCACGTCGCCGCGTACCGGGAGCGGGTCTGGGCGGTCGAGGGCAGCAACGGCGCGGGTCGGCCGTTGGCGCAGCGGCTGCTGGCCGACGGGGAGGACGTCGTGGACGTCCCGGCAAAGCTGTCGGCCCGGGCTCGGTTGTTCGACACAGGGCACAACCGCAAGACCGAAGCCCACGACGCGCACGCGGTCGCCGTCGTCGCGGTCCGCACCAGAGGGCTACGAGTCCTGACCTACGACGTCGAGTTGGAGGCGCTGCGGATGCTGGTGGCCCGCCGCGAGGAGCTGTCCCGGGTCCGGGTGCAGACGCTCAACCGGTTGCAGCGGCTGCTGTCCGAGCTGATCCCGGGCAAGCGCAAGAAGGACCTGACTGCCTTGCAGGCCAAGCGGATCCTTGCCTCGGTGCGTCCCAGGGACCTGGCGGGCAAGACCCGCAAGCGGCTCGCGGCCGAGCAGCTGACCGAGCTCGTCGGGATCGACACGAAGATCAAGGCCCTGAGCAAGGAGCTCAAGGCGATGGTCAAGGCCTCCGGCTCGCGCCTGATGGACCTGGCCGGCGTCGGGCCCATCGTCGCCGCACGGACCCTGGCCGACGTCGGCGACGTCGCCCGGTTCGCCGACCGGAACCGGTTCGCGTCCTGGACCGGCACCGCACCCATCGCCGCCTCCTCCGGCGAGATCGTCCGGCACCGGCTCTCCCGAGCCGGGAACCGGCGGATGAACCACATGATCCACATCGCCGCGACCACCCAGATCCGGCTGAACACCCCCGGCCGCGCGTACTACCTACGCAAGATCGCCGCCGGCAAGACCAAGGCCGAAGCGATGCGCTGCCTCAAGCGCAGGATCTCTGACGCCCTCTACCGGCAGCTGCTCGCCGACGCCCAAGCCGCCGCCCCAGCGGCAGCTGAGACGGGCCCGGGAGGGCACCGCGGGGCGTCACACAAATCCAGCGCGGCCGGCTCGCACCCGCACACCGGCACTTCGGATCAGCCACTTCCCGGACCCACACCGAAGACGCTACCCGCGCCGACCCCAGCGAGGAAGACCAACGCCAGTAGGGACCTCGAACCCGCCTCTTGA
- a CDS encoding IS110 family transposase, with translation MDVEHDDQEIIQRVAALDIGKAELVCCVRLPGPGRRRLQEVRTFSTMTRSLLVMSDWLAGLGVTRVVMEATGDYWKPPFYLLEGSFETWLVNAKDVKHLPGRPKTDRLDAVWLCKVAERQMLRPSFVPPEPIRMLRDLTRYRVDLIGARTAEKQRVEKLLEDAQIKVSVVASDIFGVSGRAMMTALIAGERDPEILAEMARGRMRTKTTQLREAFIGRFTEHHAFLLTKMLARIDQLGADIAEVEERTSAQIAPFASAVARLDEIPGIGVTAAQAIIAEIGLDMTRFPTPAHLSSWAKFAPGIKESAGRKKGNGAAGHGNHYLARALGEAAVSAGRTDTFLGERYRRIARRRGKQRAMVAVGRSILVIIWHLLGQQDAEFHDLGPDYYDSRVNLNRKLRNHVRELQNLGYRVTLEPVA, from the coding sequence GTGGACGTTGAGCATGACGATCAAGAGATCATCCAACGGGTCGCGGCGTTGGACATTGGCAAGGCCGAGTTGGTGTGTTGCGTGCGGCTGCCCGGCCCGGGCCGTCGCCGGCTGCAGGAGGTGCGCACCTTCTCCACGATGACCCGCTCGTTGCTGGTGATGTCGGACTGGCTGGCCGGGCTGGGAGTCACCCGGGTGGTGATGGAGGCCACCGGCGACTACTGGAAGCCGCCGTTCTACCTGCTGGAGGGCTCCTTCGAAACATGGCTGGTCAACGCCAAGGACGTCAAGCACCTGCCGGGTCGTCCCAAGACGGATCGGCTCGACGCGGTGTGGCTGTGCAAGGTCGCCGAACGGCAGATGCTGCGGCCCAGCTTCGTGCCACCGGAGCCGATCCGGATGCTGCGGGACCTGACCCGGTACCGGGTCGACCTGATCGGGGCACGGACCGCGGAGAAGCAGCGCGTCGAGAAGCTGTTGGAAGACGCCCAGATCAAGGTCTCGGTCGTCGCGTCGGACATCTTCGGGGTCTCCGGCCGGGCGATGATGACAGCGCTGATCGCCGGCGAACGCGACCCCGAGATCCTGGCCGAGATGGCCCGCGGCCGGATGCGGACGAAGACCACCCAGCTGCGCGAAGCGTTCATCGGCCGGTTCACCGAGCACCACGCGTTCCTGCTGACCAAGATGCTCGCCCGCATCGACCAGCTCGGCGCCGACATCGCCGAGGTGGAGGAGCGCACCAGCGCCCAGATCGCCCCTTTCGCCTCAGCGGTCGCCCGCCTCGATGAGATCCCCGGGATCGGCGTCACCGCAGCGCAGGCGATCATCGCCGAGATCGGACTGGACATGACCCGGTTCCCAACCCCCGCGCACCTGTCCTCCTGGGCCAAGTTCGCGCCCGGGATCAAGGAGTCCGCCGGCCGCAAGAAGGGCAACGGTGCCGCCGGGCACGGCAACCACTACCTGGCCCGAGCCCTGGGCGAGGCCGCCGTATCGGCCGGCCGCACCGACACCTTCCTCGGCGAACGCTACCGACGCATCGCCCGACGACGTGGCAAGCAGCGAGCCATGGTCGCAGTCGGCCGCTCCATCCTGGTCATCATCTGGCACCTCCTCGGCCAGCAGGACGCCGAGTTCCACGACCTCGGCCCCGACTACTACGACTCCCGCGTCAACCTCAACCGCAAGCTGCGCAACCACGTCCGCGAACTCCAAAACCTCGGCTACCGGGTCACGCTCGAACCCGTCGCCTGA